From a single Silene latifolia isolate original U9 population chromosome 6, ASM4854445v1, whole genome shotgun sequence genomic region:
- the LOC141587742 gene encoding protein FAR1-RELATED SEQUENCE 5-like — translation MDWMGEKSILMAENGTTEFCHELRIFLPWTVISYTPLQHRLNFAINLIDFNFSIYPTAMSEFVPSPCFEETSSASLVPACTPQCIQVGDVHGGNHLSLIVTPGGSEEWIRNVATQFTPKIGQSFATLDECIQFYETYADACGFEPRKSSTKRFRGSGDIKTKLIVCNREGFRDSQPKVLPSNGEEKKRIKPYDPKKTKITRIGCKAKILFRFVIKEIDQVKVLLFVVDRFHAAHNHLLCPLKYKEFQNKSRHLNLHQKQTIIDNCKVNIGPTTTFRSYKEYVDGYQNVGACLTDFKIFGREVKCFIGQRDAQMFINQLEVLSETRPGFYYAYEVDENKCLVRVIWADAEARRNYSLYGEVVIFDPTYSTNRYDMKFCPFTGVDHHKKSVTFAASLVGRENDKNFNWVFQKFLECMGGKELNCLFTDQCPAMKIAVPAVFKTAAHRYCMWHIMQKLPEKVATTVTKEIDFVSRMNSIVWDSDLEPFDFEEKWSALIKEFHLEDNGWLTYMFNKRQRWIPTYYRDIPLDCLLRTTQRSESMNSFFKRFENPRGTLVEFWLCFQSAMDQQRYTQKSLDRDSDLSLPVTKTMLHLEIHASTVYTHALFYEFQKQCVSSLNSCSAGDSSRDSTTRFLDVEDAILRTTYTVAFNSITFDAKCSCKMFERKGYICKHIIWILSGKGVRKIPKQYLLSRWTKNTKKMPLYDVHGQLIGDFDSSDVSKLQISNVWSEFYSTLSLIKSLPENHVTELTDLLKAFRQKFKPGLETMTKQQELEMLLGVKCSDEVHILPPVKSKNKGNGKRLTSKKQMSIEKAQKPKRFCNNCKQMAHHDKRNCPNPTAETSEHSGDDNESDTSSVADVD, via the exons ATGGATTGGATGGGGGAAAAGAGTATACTGATGGCAGAGAATGGCACAACGGAGTTCTGTCATGAACTGCGAATCTTTCTGCCGTGGACAGTGATAAGCTATACAC CTCTTCAACATCGCTTGAATTTTGCAATCAATCTAATCGATTTTAATTTCTCCATCTATCCTACTGCAATGTCAG AATTTGTTCCATCACCATGTTTTGAAGAGACTTCTTCTGCTTCTCTTGTACCTGCTTGTACTCCACAATGCATACAAGTTGGTGATGTGCATGGTGGAAATCACCTTTCTTTGATTGTCACCCCTGGAGGTTCTGAGGAGTGGATACGGAATGTTGCCACTCAATTTACACCTAAAATAGGACAAAGTTTTGCTACCTTAGATGAGtgtatccaattttatgaaactTATGCGGACGCTTGCGGATTTGAACCAAGAAAGTCTTCAACTAAAAGGTTTCGTGGTAGTGGTGATATAAAGACAAAACTGATTGTCTGTAATAGAGAAGGGTTTAGGGATAGTCAGCCGAAAGTGTTACCCTCTAATGGTGAAGAGAAGAAAAGGATCAAACCATATGATCCTAAGAAGACCAAGATTACTAGGATTGGTTGTAAGGCCAAGATTTTATTCAGATTTGTCATCAAAGAAATTGACCAAGTTAAAGTCCTACTTTTTGTTGTTGATCGGTTTCATGCTGCCCATAATCACCTTCTTTGTCCACTAAAGTATAAAGAATTTCAGAACAAATCCAGACACCTTAATTTACATCAGAAACAAACAATCATTGACAATTGCAAGGTGAATATCGGCCCAACGACTACTTTCAGGTCTTataaggagtatgttgatggttATCAAAATGTGGGAGCTTGTTTGACCGACTTTAAAATTTTTGGTAGGGAAGTCAAGTGTTTTATCGGGCAGCGGGATGCTCAAATGTTCATAAATCAGCTTGAAGTGCTTTCTGAAACTAGGCCAGGGTTTTATTATGCatatgaggttgatgagaataaGTGTTTGGTTCGTGTTATTTGGGCTGACGCAGAGGCACGTCGAAACTACTCACTATATGGTGAGGTGGTGATATTTGACCCAACCTATTCAACCAATAGGTATGACATGAAATTCTGTCCTTTTACTGGTGTTGATCACCACAAGAAGTCGGTCACCTTTGCTGCTTCACTTGTGGGTAGGGAGAACGACAAGAATTTCAATTGGGTTTTTCAGAAATTCTTAGAATGTATGGGTGGAAAGGaactcaattgtttatttaccGACCAATGCCCAGCAATGAAAATTGCAGTGCCTGCTGTTTTTAAGACTGCTGCCCACCGttattgcatgtggcacatcatgcagaaattacctgaaaaggtagccaCGACAGTAACCAAAGAGATAGATTTTGTAAGCCGTATGAATTCTATTGTCTGGGATTCTGACCTAGAGCCTTTTGATTTTGAAGAAAAGTGGTCTGCATTGATCAAGGAGTTTCATCTGGAAGATAATGGATGGTTGACATATATGTTTAACAAGAGGCAACGTTGGATTCCGACTTATTATCGTGATATTCCTCTTGATTGTCTTCTCAGAACAACCCAACGTTCTGAGAGCATGAACAGCTTCTTCAAGCGGTTCGAGAATCCTCGCGGCACACTTGTGGAATTTTGGTTGTGCTTCCAGAGTGCTATGGATCAGCAAAGATACACCCAAAAGTCCCTTGATAGAGACAGTGATCTCTCTCTACCTGTAACCAAAACCATGCTTCATCTTGAGATTCATGCATCCACTGTGTACACACACGCACTCTTTTATGAATTCCAAAAGCAGTGTGTGTCTTCTTTGAATTCATGTAGCGCTGGAGATTCTTCAAGGGATTCCACTACAAGGTTTCTTGATGTTGAAGATGCAATATTGCGTACTACGTACACTGTAGCATTTAATTCCATAACTTTTGATGCAAAATGTTCGTGTAAGATGTTTGAGAGGAAGGGATACATCTGCAAACACATTATTTGGATTTTATCAGGTAAAGGGGTGAGGAAGATACCCAAACAGTACCTTTTGAGTAGATGGACAAAGAACACCAAGAAGATGCCTCTTTATGATGTGCACGGGCAGTTGATCGGTGATTTTGATTCCTCAGATGTGAGTAAGCTGCAGATTTCAAATGTTTGGTCCGAGTTCTACTCAACGCTGTCTCTGATAAAATCTCTGCCTGAAAATCACGTAACTGAACTGACCGATTTACTAAAGGCATTTAGACAAAAATTCAAGCCCGGCCTTGAAACAATGACAAAACAACAAGAGTTAGAGATGCTTCTTGGGGTTAAGTGTTCAGATGAGGTCCATATATTACCACCAgttaaatccaaaaacaagggtAATGGCAAGAGGTTGACCTCTAAGAAACAAATGTCCATTGAAAAGGCACAAAAGCCGAAAAGGTTTTGCAATAattgtaaacaaatggcacatcATGATAAGCGCAACTGCCCTAACCCAACTGCTGAGACATCTGAGCACTCGGGTGATGATAATGAATCTGAT ACTTCTTCAGTTGCGGATGTTGATTGA